In the Vibrio gigantis genome, one interval contains:
- a CDS encoding GNAT family N-acetyltransferase, which produces MTIATSRTLLVPYTEQLQHDFIKLNCCPINRAEMNGPHSIASAKHLFEEILQDNVGFCRAIIHNQTREYLGHVFVSSEEGKHELGFILDKEYWNQGLASEVLKPFFSLVCFEERLTNVVATVNVGHNPSIKLLEKLGFAFKETKQDQFGPYHEYLYTAYCDVTFYEAVAQTA; this is translated from the coding sequence ATGACGATAGCAACCTCAAGAACGCTGTTGGTTCCTTATACCGAACAGCTACAACACGACTTTATCAAGTTGAATTGCTGCCCCATTAATCGTGCTGAAATGAATGGGCCGCACTCTATTGCCTCTGCTAAGCACTTATTTGAAGAGATACTGCAAGACAACGTCGGCTTCTGCCGTGCGATCATCCACAACCAAACCCGTGAATATCTTGGGCATGTCTTTGTTTCATCGGAAGAGGGTAAGCATGAACTTGGTTTTATTTTGGATAAAGAATACTGGAATCAAGGTCTTGCTAGTGAGGTGCTAAAACCTTTCTTTAGTTTGGTGTGTTTTGAAGAACGTCTAACGAATGTTGTCGCGACTGTAAATGTTGGCCATAACCCATCAATTAAATTATTGGAAAAATTAGGCTTTGCATTTAAAGAGACCAAACAAGATCAGTTTGGCCCTTACCATGAATATCTCTATACCGCGTATTGTGACGTTACATTCTATGAGGCTGTAGCTCAAACCGCATAG
- a CDS encoding DUF3301 domain-containing protein: MIDNLLAILFLCFFCFLFWQQRRQSELAKAAIARKCKELDLQLLSVAFSGHKLKMRNELTTIWRWHTVYQFEFSALGDDLYQGKLTMVGFRSMRFELQPHRM; this comes from the coding sequence ATGATAGATAACTTATTGGCTATTTTGTTTCTGTGCTTCTTTTGCTTTCTATTTTGGCAGCAGCGCAGGCAGTCAGAGCTTGCGAAGGCTGCCATTGCGAGAAAGTGTAAAGAGCTGGATTTACAATTGTTGAGTGTTGCTTTCAGTGGTCATAAGCTTAAGATGCGCAATGAGTTAACCACGATTTGGCGCTGGCATACAGTGTACCAATTTGAATTTTCAGCCTTAGGTGATGACCTGTACCAAGGCAAACTGACCATGGTAGGCTTCCGCTCTATGCGGTTTGAGCTACAGCCTCATAGAATGTAA